A stretch of the Neptunomonas phycophila genome encodes the following:
- the hisH gene encoding imidazole glycerol phosphate synthase subunit HisH, with protein sequence MSTIAVIDYGMGNLHSVAKALEHVQPGVEVWVTSDAQKIADADRVLLPGVGAIRDCMSEIYAQGVDKEVAQAIRSGRPFLGICVGYQALMQRSEENGGVDCLGEFEGQVQFFGHDHTDAQGERLKVPHMGWNEVKQTIDHPLWKDIPDNSRFYFVHSYYVNAVRREQVAGMCTYGNTFDVAQSHNNVFAVQFHPEKSHTVGLQLLKNFLNWDGKP encoded by the coding sequence ATGAGCACCATTGCCGTGATTGATTATGGCATGGGCAATTTACACTCGGTCGCCAAAGCGTTAGAACACGTGCAGCCGGGTGTTGAGGTCTGGGTGACTTCGGACGCCCAGAAAATTGCCGACGCTGATCGTGTTTTATTACCCGGAGTAGGCGCAATCCGTGATTGCATGTCTGAAATTTATGCACAAGGTGTGGATAAAGAAGTAGCACAAGCTATCCGTTCAGGCAGACCTTTCCTCGGGATTTGTGTTGGCTACCAAGCTTTAATGCAGCGCTCAGAAGAAAACGGTGGTGTGGACTGCCTAGGCGAATTTGAAGGGCAGGTGCAGTTTTTTGGGCATGATCATACGGATGCGCAAGGTGAGCGCCTAAAAGTACCGCACATGGGGTGGAATGAGGTTAAGCAAACCATTGATCATCCTTTGTGGAAGGATATTCCAGATAACAGCCGTTTCTACTTTGTGCACAGTTATTATGTGAATGCTGTTAGGCGTGAGCAGGTGGCTGGTATGTGTACTTACGGTAATACTTTTGATGTTGCACAAAGTCATAACAACGTGTTCGCCGTGCAATTTCATCC
- a CDS encoding NAD(P)/FAD-dependent oxidoreductase, which translates to MHASKPLKIAVVGSGIAGLSAAWHLSQQNDVDITVFEKNDRLGGHSNTVDVKTNEGNIIPVDTGFIVFNPPNYPNLVSLFKHLDVPVSPTDMSFSVSMDKGRLEYSGSGLNGLFAQRSNLLRPSFIKMVSDILKFYKESSDPNFVKDDHMTLRELLKDKGYSDSFRDDHLLPMGAAIWSTPMEKMLDYPAKPFLRFCENHGLLQVKDRPQWHTVNNGSREYVTRLCAEIRGDILTHRSIRGVRRFGGKALITDWQGDQWQFDHVIFACHADQALRLLADPRQDEIDVLSHFRFERNKAVLHSDTKLMPRRKHAWSSWNYLGDNAHSGGALCVSYWMNKLQHLKTEQPMILTLNPFEEPAKGSVHASFLYDHPIFNKDTDKAQIDLWDIQGNHNTWFCGAWCGFGFHEDGIQAGLLVAEKISGVRRPWDVHGMYDRIPAPSDFLEQTVTDSLIEEATA; encoded by the coding sequence ATGCATGCATCTAAACCTTTGAAAATCGCCGTAGTAGGATCTGGTATTGCAGGACTTAGCGCAGCTTGGCATCTGTCCCAACAAAACGATGTTGATATTACCGTATTTGAAAAAAATGATCGGCTTGGTGGCCACAGCAATACTGTAGATGTTAAAACGAATGAAGGGAATATTATTCCTGTCGACACCGGGTTTATTGTTTTTAACCCGCCTAATTACCCCAATTTAGTCTCATTGTTTAAACATTTGGATGTCCCTGTATCCCCAACCGATATGTCATTTAGTGTTTCAATGGATAAAGGCCGTTTGGAATATTCAGGGAGTGGTTTAAATGGTTTATTTGCCCAACGCAGCAACCTTTTAAGACCTTCATTTATTAAAATGGTTAGCGACATTCTAAAGTTCTATAAAGAAAGTAGTGATCCTAATTTTGTCAAAGACGACCACATGACACTACGGGAACTTTTAAAAGATAAAGGTTATAGCGATTCATTTAGAGATGATCACCTTTTACCGATGGGAGCTGCCATATGGTCAACCCCCATGGAGAAAATGCTCGACTACCCAGCAAAACCGTTCTTAAGATTTTGTGAAAACCACGGCTTACTTCAAGTTAAAGATCGCCCACAATGGCATACCGTCAATAATGGCAGCCGAGAGTATGTAACACGTTTATGTGCAGAAATACGTGGAGACATTTTAACGCACCGCTCAATACGAGGGGTTCGTAGGTTTGGCGGCAAAGCCCTAATCACTGACTGGCAAGGCGACCAGTGGCAATTTGACCATGTAATCTTTGCATGCCATGCCGATCAAGCGTTGCGACTGCTTGCCGACCCCCGCCAAGATGAAATAGATGTGCTTTCCCATTTTCGGTTCGAGCGCAACAAAGCTGTTTTACACAGCGACACAAAATTAATGCCCCGTCGTAAACACGCATGGTCAAGTTGGAACTATCTTGGCGACAACGCACACAGCGGGGGCGCCCTGTGCGTAAGCTATTGGATGAACAAGTTACAACATCTAAAAACAGAACAACCAATGATTTTGACGCTCAACCCATTCGAAGAGCCTGCTAAAGGCTCAGTGCATGCCAGCTTTTTATACGACCACCCTATTTTTAATAAAGATACGGACAAGGCACAAATAGACCTTTGGGACATACAAGGAAACCATAACACCTGGTTCTGTGGTGCTTGGTGCGGCTTTGGGTTCCATGAAGATGGGATTCAAGCGGGCTTATTAGTTGCTGAGAAAATTAGTGGCGTACGACGACCTTGGGATGTTCACGGCATGTATGACAGAATTCCAGCGCCATCAGATTTCCTAGAACAAACCGTAACGGATAGCCTTATCGAGGAAGCAACAGCATGA
- a CDS encoding ChrR family anti-sigma-E factor, translating into MSAHHHPDDATLMSYAAGALPESFETLVACHLQFCTRCKQRIREAEDIGAALLEAAEPTTNRGRDQFFAQLMQEPDIDPMMDSVIAESAAMTRQHAFPAPLQQLLKNGDTGLAWRRLVPGIQQIRMETRDGGLRLLRIQPGMSIPIHTHHGSEMTLILDGSYSDELGRFKPGDVADLDPTVEHQPITDGNVPCICLVATDAPMKFQGLLPKLLQPFVGL; encoded by the coding sequence ATGAGTGCACATCATCATCCTGACGACGCAACCCTCATGAGCTATGCAGCAGGAGCATTGCCTGAGTCGTTTGAAACATTAGTTGCCTGCCATCTGCAGTTTTGTACACGGTGCAAACAGCGTATTCGTGAAGCGGAAGATATTGGTGCGGCATTACTGGAAGCCGCTGAGCCTACAACTAACCGCGGTCGGGACCAGTTTTTTGCTCAATTGATGCAAGAGCCTGATATTGATCCGATGATGGACTCAGTAATCGCTGAGAGTGCTGCAATGACGAGGCAGCACGCTTTTCCAGCACCGCTGCAACAACTGCTAAAGAATGGCGATACTGGGTTAGCATGGCGACGTCTTGTTCCAGGCATACAGCAAATTCGTATGGAAACCCGTGATGGCGGTTTGCGCTTATTGCGTATCCAACCCGGCATGAGTATTCCTATTCACACTCATCATGGCAGTGAGATGACCTTAATATTAGACGGATCCTATAGCGATGAGTTAGGGCGCTTTAAACCAGGTGACGTAGCCGATTTGGACCCGACAGTCGAGCATCAGCCTATTACAGATGGTAACGTTCCTTGTATTTGTTTAGTGGCTACTGATGCCCCTATGAAGTTTCAAGGCCTTCTACCAAAGCTCTTACAGCCATTTGTTGGCTTATAA
- the hisB gene encoding imidazoleglycerol-phosphate dehydratase HisB has translation MSERKATVNRETLETQITVSINLDGTGKFSADTGVPFLEHMMDQIARHGMIDIEIEANGDIYIDDHHTVEDIGITLGQAFKEAVGDKKGIYRYGHAYVPLDEALSRVVIDFSGRPGLSFNCEFTRASIGRLDTQLFWEFFQGFVNHAGVTLHIDNIKGFNAHHQAETIFKAFGRALRMALERDERAAGMMPSTKGVL, from the coding sequence ATGTCTGAGCGTAAGGCTACAGTGAATCGCGAAACCTTAGAAACGCAAATTACGGTCTCTATCAACTTGGATGGAACCGGCAAATTTAGTGCGGATACGGGGGTTCCTTTTCTTGAGCATATGATGGATCAAATTGCTCGCCATGGCATGATAGATATTGAGATTGAAGCCAATGGCGATATTTATATTGATGATCATCACACCGTTGAAGACATCGGTATTACGCTAGGTCAGGCCTTTAAAGAAGCCGTAGGTGATAAGAAGGGGATCTACCGTTATGGTCATGCCTACGTGCCGCTAGACGAAGCTTTGTCTCGGGTTGTGATCGACTTTTCTGGCCGTCCAGGCTTGAGTTTTAATTGCGAGTTTACACGTGCCAGCATAGGCCGCTTGGATACACAGCTGTTTTGGGAGTTTTTCCAAGGGTTTGTTAACCATGCGGGTGTGACTTTGCACATTGATAACATCAAAGGCTTTAATGCTCATCACCAAGCGGAGACTATTTTTAAAGCGTTTGGACGTGCACTACGCATGGCTCTTGAGCGTGATGAACGTGCGGCAGGCATGATGCCATCTACGAAGGGCGTTTTATAA
- a CDS encoding sigma-70 family RNA polymerase sigma factor has product MQDESGPRDQIKHWNTCLERIASTGDKHMYMDFYDHFAPRLKSWLLGVAKDDVLAEELTQETMMTVWRKAKQYDSKKAAASTWIFRIARNLHVDHLRRQRVRDKAVLVYDECETVNYDAHADSFRIRDEIKKLPVQQAQVIYKSYFEGKSHQEISDEMSLPLGSVKSSLRLAFQKLSKAVRSEA; this is encoded by the coding sequence ATGCAAGATGAATCCGGTCCTCGCGATCAGATCAAACATTGGAATACATGCCTTGAGCGCATTGCCTCAACGGGCGACAAGCACATGTATATGGATTTCTATGACCATTTCGCCCCGCGGCTTAAGTCTTGGCTGTTAGGTGTTGCGAAAGATGACGTTCTGGCTGAAGAACTCACACAAGAGACAATGATGACTGTATGGCGTAAAGCCAAACAGTACGACAGCAAAAAAGCAGCGGCGAGCACATGGATTTTTAGAATAGCGCGCAATCTACACGTAGATCATCTGCGTCGGCAGCGTGTTAGGGATAAGGCCGTTCTTGTTTATGACGAGTGTGAAACTGTTAATTACGATGCCCATGCAGATAGTTTTCGCATTCGGGATGAAATTAAAAAATTACCGGTACAGCAAGCCCAAGTGATTTATAAATCTTATTTTGAAGGCAAAAGCCATCAAGAAATATCCGACGAGATGAGTTTACCTCTAGGTAGTGTTAAATCTAGCCTACGTCTCGCCTTTCAGAAACTAAGTAAAGCAGTGAGGTCGGAAGCATGA
- the mutY gene encoding A/G-specific adenine glycosylase — MTPSQFNTAVLDWFDQHGRHTLPWQAKKTAYFTWISEIMLQQTQVTTVIPYFERFIAQFPDVHALADAPQDDILHLWTGLGYYARARNLHKTAQIISRDYNGHFPETVEELADLPGIGRSTAGAILSISTGKRAAILDGNVKRVLARFYAVEGWTGTTANQKRLWEYAEQNTPYERVGDYTQAMMDLGATLCTRSKPSCLLCPIESACEALKRGTPSAFPHPKPKKVQPVKQTIMLLVQNSRGETLLRQRPPTGIWGGLWSLPEVTDLRDATTESGLDLDLDSAIPLEPVRHTFSHYHLDITPVRIALASSASNTPINCVMEGQSTLWYNILQPPNIGLAAPVKRLLEQHTAQID; from the coding sequence ATGACACCTTCACAGTTTAATACCGCCGTGCTGGATTGGTTTGATCAGCACGGCCGCCATACTCTGCCTTGGCAAGCAAAGAAAACAGCATATTTCACGTGGATTTCTGAAATCATGCTGCAGCAAACCCAAGTAACCACAGTTATCCCCTACTTCGAACGCTTTATTGCGCAGTTTCCCGATGTGCACGCGCTCGCTGACGCTCCACAAGATGATATTCTCCACTTATGGACAGGGCTAGGTTATTACGCCCGCGCACGTAACCTGCATAAAACGGCACAAATCATTAGCCGCGACTATAACGGGCACTTCCCTGAAACAGTGGAGGAGCTAGCTGACCTACCTGGCATAGGACGCTCAACGGCTGGCGCAATACTGTCGATATCCACTGGAAAACGAGCCGCTATATTAGATGGAAATGTAAAGCGAGTACTCGCTCGCTTTTATGCTGTAGAAGGCTGGACAGGTACCACTGCTAACCAGAAACGCTTGTGGGAGTATGCCGAACAAAACACCCCCTATGAGCGCGTTGGCGATTACACCCAAGCCATGATGGATTTAGGCGCAACCCTGTGCACCCGAAGCAAACCTAGCTGCTTACTTTGCCCAATTGAAAGTGCCTGTGAAGCCTTAAAGCGAGGAACGCCAAGCGCCTTCCCACACCCAAAGCCCAAAAAGGTTCAACCGGTTAAACAAACCATCATGCTGCTGGTTCAGAATAGCCGTGGCGAAACACTATTACGCCAACGCCCTCCTACCGGCATCTGGGGTGGATTGTGGAGCCTCCCCGAAGTAACCGACTTACGCGACGCAACCACTGAATCGGGTCTAGACTTAGACTTAGACAGCGCCATACCGCTTGAACCTGTTCGGCACACCTTTAGTCATTACCACTTAGACATAACGCCTGTTCGGATAGCGCTTGCGTCCTCCGCCAGCAATACCCCTATAAACTGTGTCATGGAAGGACAATCCACACTCTGGTATAACATACTCCAACCGCCCAATATCGGCCTAGCAGCGCCTGTAAAGCGCCTGTTAGAACAGCATACTGCTCAAATTGATTAA
- a CDS encoding methyl-accepting chemotaxis protein, whose protein sequence is MFNRRLKEQFNSTVNELDALKSFSDAIMGNIAVIEFNPDGTIITANDIFLKAVGYELDEIVGQHHRIFCSATFSSSPEYKAFWERLGQGGKEGGIFLRRNKQNEDLWLEATYFPVMADGKVLRVIKFASDVTADKTSLNTQLATQDAINRSMAVIEFTPKGEIITANANFEAAVGYSLSEIQGRHHEMFCFDEFYRDNPDFWKELANGEFKSGQFKRKQKSGQTIWLEATYNPIYDAKGRVIKVVKFASDITARVEQQASIREAAQVAYETSETTTTAAAHGGETLRKSVDISAGIEREVEKSSNLIDSLNQQSHEISKIVTTISSIADQTNLLALNAAIEAARAGDHGRGFAVVADEVRQLAARTSTSTVEVENMVKQNSDLTSKARNSMTKVKEQVNNSNQLVNEAHGLITDIQGGARHVAKTVEKLLGVQG, encoded by the coding sequence ATGTTTAATAGAAGGCTAAAAGAGCAATTCAATTCAACTGTTAACGAGCTGGATGCTCTTAAAAGCTTTTCAGATGCAATTATGGGAAATATTGCTGTTATCGAGTTTAATCCTGATGGGACTATCATTACGGCTAATGACATTTTTTTGAAAGCGGTAGGCTATGAACTCGATGAAATTGTTGGACAGCACCACCGTATTTTTTGTAGCGCTACATTTTCCTCCTCGCCTGAATATAAAGCGTTTTGGGAGCGCTTGGGTCAAGGAGGTAAAGAGGGCGGGATATTTTTGCGCCGTAATAAACAAAACGAAGATTTATGGCTAGAAGCAACATATTTTCCCGTAATGGCAGACGGTAAAGTTTTAAGAGTTATTAAATTTGCAAGCGATGTGACGGCCGATAAAACGTCATTAAACACTCAATTAGCTACGCAAGATGCAATAAATCGGTCCATGGCGGTAATTGAGTTTACCCCAAAAGGTGAGATCATAACGGCGAATGCTAACTTTGAAGCGGCCGTGGGCTATAGCTTGTCAGAAATTCAGGGTCGCCATCATGAAATGTTTTGTTTCGATGAATTTTATCGGGACAACCCTGATTTCTGGAAGGAGCTGGCCAACGGTGAATTTAAGTCAGGGCAGTTCAAGCGAAAACAAAAGTCAGGACAAACGATTTGGTTAGAGGCTACATACAACCCTATTTATGATGCCAAAGGTAGGGTTATTAAGGTGGTTAAGTTTGCCTCAGATATTACGGCAAGAGTGGAGCAGCAAGCGTCGATTAGGGAAGCGGCCCAAGTGGCTTACGAAACGTCAGAAACAACCACCACCGCGGCTGCTCATGGCGGTGAGACGCTGAGAAAATCCGTTGATATATCGGCTGGCATTGAGCGCGAAGTAGAGAAGTCATCTAATTTAATCGACAGTCTTAACCAGCAATCCCACGAAATATCCAAAATTGTGACCACTATCAGCAGTATAGCTGACCAGACAAACTTGCTTGCTCTAAATGCGGCTATCGAAGCGGCGCGGGCAGGAGATCATGGGCGAGGGTTTGCTGTTGTGGCGGATGAAGTTCGTCAATTGGCAGCTCGAACATCAACATCAACGGTTGAAGTAGAGAACATGGTGAAGCAGAACAGTGATTTAACCAGTAAAGCCAGAAATAGCATGACCAAAGTCAAAGAGCAGGTAAACAATAGTAATCAGTTAGTTAATGAGGCGCATGGCTTAATTACAGATATACAAGGTGGCGCTCGTCATGTAGCTAAAACCGTCGAAAAGCTGCTGGGGGTGCAAGGGTAG
- a CDS encoding oxidative damage protection protein: MTRTVMCRKFKEELEGLDKPPYPGPKGQEIYDTISKKAWQAWIEHQTLIINEKHMSLMDPNTRKVLAEEMEKFMDGEDYIKAEGYVPPSKA; encoded by the coding sequence ATGACTCGTACCGTCATGTGCAGAAAATTTAAAGAAGAGTTAGAAGGCTTAGACAAGCCTCCTTATCCAGGCCCTAAAGGCCAAGAAATCTATGACACTATTTCAAAAAAAGCATGGCAAGCGTGGATCGAGCACCAAACTCTAATTATCAACGAAAAGCATATGAGCTTGATGGACCCCAACACGCGTAAAGTGCTAGCCGAAGAAATGGAAAAGTTTATGGACGGTGAGGATTACATCAAAGCCGAAGGCTATGTGCCTCCATCAAAGGCATAA
- a CDS encoding AsmA family protein: protein MGKIIKIVIGILAAVILLGVIAVGVLTALFDPNDYKPEIEALAKEKANIDLSVGGDIDWSFYPWLGLSIADVDVRFVDQPELANLSKAQLAVNIPALFSGKVQMDSILIEGLSLNLTKDKDGKVNWQQPTADSVATTDAEPTSPNTEPQDTSGNNQPLSLDIQSISIKDGTVTYIDQQTQQQVTLNNLTINSGQISDGDVFPLDIAADLTQQQNNKQTLAAKISATANITLDLENQQYTVQDFNSDVTLEAEKLIKLHLETDLVANLAQNRVVVESWIAQLSNLKASGHVTIEDLNTLKMTGSIKTDTFALNSVLEELGLPIIDVTDNGAFNKMNFVSQFTGDAKTIQTDSLAITVDDTKLNGSASYSLETGRADLALSGNSIIIDRYLPPSNKSAGEAKSITDSSEAKNHGYSKEAVIPVDALKPLNFGASLKMQSITYNKMPIGNVDVSIDARNGLIKLNRANLTMYSGSIATSGSLDVRKSPARLTVNKKINGLQLGEMLTALNGSAPITGALSTTAAVTANGVSVYDIVNSLNGTANVGLQNGVIQGIDMAQQLCQTMNNLSALGQLSTAESVDSSTPFAKMGGNFTIKNGVVSNNDLSASLDAMSLSGKGDVNLPQRTLNYGLGLMIKENLFKQSCSVNNKLEGVEWPVLCKGGFDEAPAKLCKPDTNAIKDMLKAALTDKVKNQVKDEVKSKVEDKLKEKLGDGDSVKGLIKGLF, encoded by the coding sequence ATGGGTAAAATAATTAAAATAGTGATTGGCATTCTTGCCGCCGTCATTTTATTAGGTGTGATTGCCGTTGGGGTTTTAACAGCTCTCTTTGATCCGAACGACTACAAACCTGAAATTGAAGCTCTGGCGAAAGAAAAAGCAAACATTGACCTCTCTGTAGGAGGTGATATTGATTGGTCGTTTTACCCTTGGCTCGGCTTAAGCATCGCCGACGTCGATGTTCGATTTGTAGACCAACCAGAATTAGCCAACTTATCCAAAGCGCAGTTAGCCGTGAATATACCAGCGCTTTTTTCAGGAAAAGTCCAAATGGACAGTATCTTGATTGAAGGCTTATCTTTAAACTTGACCAAAGATAAAGACGGTAAAGTTAATTGGCAGCAACCGACGGCTGACTCGGTCGCTACCACCGACGCTGAACCGACATCGCCAAATACCGAACCACAAGATACCAGTGGCAATAATCAGCCTCTATCGCTTGATATTCAGAGTATCAGCATTAAAGATGGCACCGTGACCTACATAGACCAACAAACTCAGCAACAGGTCACGCTCAACAACTTAACCATCAACAGTGGCCAGATCAGTGATGGGGACGTATTTCCACTTGATATCGCCGCCGACCTAACGCAGCAGCAAAATAATAAGCAGACATTGGCGGCAAAAATTTCAGCAACCGCTAACATCACCCTCGATTTGGAAAATCAACAATATACTGTTCAAGACTTTAACAGCGACGTTACGCTAGAAGCTGAAAAACTGATCAAGCTTCACCTTGAAACAGACCTTGTCGCCAACCTTGCCCAAAACCGTGTAGTGGTAGAGAGCTGGATCGCTCAATTAAGTAATCTGAAAGCCTCAGGCCACGTCACTATTGAAGACCTGAATACACTTAAAATGACAGGCTCCATCAAAACGGACACCTTTGCTTTAAACTCGGTACTCGAAGAGCTCGGCCTGCCAATCATTGATGTGACGGATAATGGCGCTTTCAACAAAATGAATTTTGTAAGCCAATTTACAGGAGACGCAAAGACGATCCAAACGGACTCCTTGGCTATTACTGTAGACGACACAAAACTTAATGGGTCAGCCAGTTATTCACTAGAAACAGGGCGCGCAGACTTAGCGCTATCTGGCAATAGCATTATTATCGACCGCTACTTACCTCCCTCAAACAAAAGCGCTGGGGAGGCTAAAAGTATTACAGACAGCAGCGAAGCTAAAAACCATGGTTACTCCAAAGAAGCCGTCATTCCTGTCGATGCACTCAAGCCGCTTAACTTTGGCGCTTCGCTCAAAATGCAAAGTATCACTTACAATAAAATGCCTATTGGTAATGTAGATGTCAGCATTGATGCGCGTAATGGTTTGATCAAACTCAACCGAGCCAACTTAACTATGTACAGTGGCTCTATTGCAACAAGCGGCTCACTTGACGTTCGCAAATCGCCCGCACGACTTACCGTCAATAAAAAGATTAACGGCTTACAGTTGGGAGAAATGCTCACGGCATTAAATGGCAGCGCGCCCATCACTGGCGCGTTGTCGACAACAGCAGCTGTTACAGCGAACGGAGTCTCCGTTTACGACATCGTCAACAGCCTAAATGGAACGGCCAACGTTGGATTACAAAACGGCGTTATCCAAGGTATAGATATGGCCCAACAACTCTGCCAAACGATGAACAATCTAAGCGCACTTGGGCAATTAAGTACCGCTGAAAGTGTTGATAGCTCGACACCTTTCGCCAAGATGGGCGGCAATTTCACTATCAAAAACGGTGTAGTCAGCAATAACGATTTAAGTGCCAGTTTAGATGCCATGAGCTTATCGGGCAAAGGCGATGTGAACCTTCCTCAACGCACACTCAATTACGGACTTGGCTTAATGATTAAAGAGAATCTATTTAAGCAAAGTTGCTCCGTGAATAACAAACTAGAAGGTGTAGAATGGCCGGTACTCTGTAAAGGTGGCTTCGATGAAGCGCCTGCCAAACTCTGCAAGCCAGACACTAACGCCATCAAAGATATGCTTAAAGCAGCGTTAACTGACAAGGTAAAAAACCAAGTGAAAGACGAAGTTAAAAGCAAGGTTGAAGACAAGCTTAAGGAAAAGTTAGGCGATGGTGACAGTGTCAAAGGCTTGATTAAAGGACTTTTTTAA